CGGGGGCCTGCACCGTCAGGTCGTCGCCGGCGGCCAGGTTGGTCAGGTTCGCGGTGGTGCCGGCCCGGACGAGCAAATCCTCGCCGGCGCTGACGCCGGTCAGCGTCGCGCTGCCGCCGGCATTGACGCCATACATCCCGGCGGCATTGCCCGACGTCAGGGTGACGTCGCCGCCGGCATCGACGAACACGCTGGCCGCGATCGGGGTGCCGCTGCTCGAGCTTTCGAAACCGGTTGCGCTGGCCGAACCGGCGACATCGCCGCCCGCGTTCAGCGATACGCCCCGGAAGCCGTTGTAGGCGCCGTTGATGTCACTGGTTGCTTCGATGAAGACCGTATCGGCGGCATTGGCCGTGCCGATCGCGACCGAACCGGCGCTGCCGTTCGCGACGATCGACGCGCCGCTGGTCACCGTGCCGGTGATTCCGATCTGCGTGGCATTCAGGCTAATATTGTCGCCGGCATCGATCGAGACCCCGCTGATACCGGCGGCGCCGGGCACGGTGCCCGTTGCCGTCAGGAAGACCGTCGATCCGGCGTCGATCGCATTGAAGGCGATCGACTGGCCGTTTACCGAGACGAAACCGCCGGCGGTCGAATTGCCAAGGTCGACGGCGCCCGGCGAGTTGACGATGATGTCGCCGCCGGTGATGATCGAGTTGAGCCCGGTCTGGAAATTGCCGACGACGGCGGTGAAATCATTGTTGGCTTCGGCATGTACGACCGTCGTCGCCGCCGTGCTGCCGAGATAGATGTTCGATCCGTCCAGTTCGGAGTCGAGGCCGCTGCCATCCGTGGTCAGCGTCCCGAGCGTCAAATTGTTGCCGATGATGCTGATATCGTCGCCGGCGTTGGCACTGCCGACATCGATGAGGAAGGAATTGACGGTCAGGTCGTCGCCGCTGGTCGACGAACCGACGCGCGCGACATTCTGCGAGAGGATGAGCGTTGACGTTCCCGCTTCGATTCCATCGACATTGATCCCGCCGTTGGAAGCATAAGCGTTGAGCAGAAGCGACGTGCCGGCGCTGAGCAAGCTGTCCGTCTGGGCGCGGATGCTGACCGCGGCGTTGATCGACATTGCGCCGCCGGCGGCAATGGTCGGCGCGGTGCCGGTGCGGAAATCGTGGCGGATATCGACTTCGTCCGCCGCCTGGATCGTCAGGTCGCCGCCCGCGACGAGCGTTCCCGCCGCCTGCGCATAGACGCCAAGCGAGCTGTCGGTGGTCAGCGACATCGCACCGGTGGTCGTGATTGCGCCGGCGTCGCCGTAAACGCTCATGAAGATGCCGGTGCTGGCGGTGTCGGTGTCGAGGTTGGTCGGCGGGGCGAGGCCCAGCGCTTCGGCCGAGAGGCTCGTCATCGCGATATTGCCCTCGGCGCGCATCTCGATGCGTCCGGCGCTGTCGCCATTCGCGGCGATCGTCGTGGCGCCCAGGGCGATCTGCCCTACTTCGCCCGGATTGCTGAAGGCTTCGAAACTGACCCGGCCGCCGGTGGTGCCGTTGCTGCTGCCGCCCGCGCCACCCGCCCCGGTGCCGGTGCCCGCACCGCCACTGCCGCTGATGCCAGCTGTCCCATCGACGGTAATATCCACCGCGACGCCATTGGAGGTGATCGTACCCCCGTTCGCAAGCAGATGCACGGTGCCGCCGATCGCGCCGCCGCCATTGCCGCCGTCGCCGCCCTGCGATCCATCGGGGAAGGCGGCTGCCGATCCGTTGCCGGCATTGCCACCGGTGCCGCGGCTGCCGAGCGCGACGGTGCCGCTGGTATCGGGGCCGAGTAAAACGGTCGCGCCGCCGCTGGAGACAACTTCCAGGGCGCCGCCCTCGCCGGTGCCGCCGTCGCCGCCGCGCGGCGCCACAGCCGGAGTCGCGCCAAACGGAATCGATCCGCTGCCGCCGTTGCCGCCGACGCCGTCGGTGACAAAATTTACCTGGCCAACCGTGGCGCTGGCGCCGGCTCCTGTCGCTTCGACGCGCGCCGTGCCGCCGCGGGCGTCGCCGCCGCGGCCGCCTTCGCCATTGCTGCCGTCGGCGCCCGTGCCGCCGAACGCGCTCGAATCGACGGCGACCGCCAGCGCTCCCGCATCGAAACCGGTCACGATCGCCTGTGCGAGGCCGCCGGTGCCGAGACCGCCATTGCCGCCGCTGAAACCGCCACCGCCGTTACCGCCGATCCCCACCGCGCCGCTGGCGATTTCACCGGCTACCGTGGGAAGAACGGAAAAATCGATCGTCGCCACGCCGCCGCGGCCTTCGCCGCCGTTACCGCCGACGCCGGTGCCGACCGGTACGCCCGAGCTGCTCGATGCAAAGACATTGCCTCCTTCGCCGCCGATGCCAGCGGCGTCGGCAACAATGCTGCCGGACGTGACCGTACCCGCGACAATGTCGATCGTCGCCGTGCCGCCGAGCCCGGTGCCGCCGTCGCCGCCGTTGCCGGGCGGATCGCCGAACGATACCGACGCAAAGATGCCGCCCGTTCCGCCAACCCCGGTCGCGGAAGCGGCCAGGGTGCCGACATCGACGGTTGCGCCATCGATCGTGATCGTTGCGGTGCCGCCCTGTCCTTCGCCGCCGCTGCCGCTCGGCACGGTCGCGGCGGGATCGAAATTATTGCCCATGGCGCCGGCCCCTCCGAGGCCGACGGCCGACGCGACCACATCGCCGCCGGTCAACGTCCCGCCGAGCAGGTCGATCGTCGCGTTGCCGCCCAGCCCTTGCCCGGAAACGTCGGGCGCGGAGCCGCCGAACCCATTCGCGCTGATCGCCATGCCGCCAACGGCCGCGGTGCCGCCCGTCTGCCTATAGCTTGCCGTGCCGCCGCGGCCCGTACCGCTTCCCGTGCCGACGTCGCCGCCATAGCCGTCGGCGGTGACGTTGATCGCGTTTGCGGTAAAGGTGCCGCCCGCGACCGAGATCGCCATGGTCCCGCCCTGACCGTCGCCCGCGCTTTGCTCGAAGCCGGGCGCGGATTCGACATCGACGGCGGTCAGCCCGTCGGCACCTCCCTGCAAGGTGTCGAAGGCGATCGAACTGGGGCCCGTAGGGTCGTCGAGGACCTGGATCTGGATGAAGCCGCCATTGCCGGTCGTGCTGCTGCCGGGGTTCGTCGCGCCGCCCGACACGCCGCTCGCCTGGAGGATCGTCGTCGCATTGAAATCGATGCTGCCGCCCCCGGCGGTGATCTGGATCGTTCCGCCGCCGGCGATCGAGCCGTCGGCGCTGATCCCGCTCAGCGCGCTGGCGTCGATGATCGTACCGAGGCTGACGTCGGTCGCCGCAATGCTGCCGCCGGCGGTTGCCTCGATATTGACGAAGCCGCCCTGCGCGGGACCACCAGTGCCCCGGACATTCGCGGTCAGCCCGCTCGCCAACACGTCATATCGCGACGCCGTCAGGACGCCGCTGCGCGCCGCGAGCAGATTGACCGTGCCGCCGGTGCCGCTGCCGCCGCTTTCGGAAATACTGGTGCCGAAGCCGCCGCCCGAAACATCGATTCCGATGGCGCCGGCAACGTCGATCGTACCGGCATCCTCGGCGGAAACCGTCACGTTGCCGCCGAGACCGCTACCAAGATTTTCGCTGAACGCGACTATTCCCGCCGCGAGGAGCTGCAGGTCCGTGTCGACGTTCAGCGTTGCGCCATTGTCGGCGGTGACGTTGATCGTTCCGCCAGTGGCGTTGCCGCTCTGCCCGGTCAGCAAACTCGGCGACGAGGCGCCGCCACTCACTCCGTCCGCGGTCACGGTGAGCGAGGGAAAGGTGACTGCGACGAGCCCGCTGGCCTCGATCGTCGCAATGCCGCCGACGGCATTGCCGCCGGCGACATTTTCGGCGCCGACCGCGCCGCCGCCGCTGCCGCTGACGTTCAGGCTGGTGGCGCCGGGGTTGATCGCGGTCGTTGCATCGCCGGCGATGCTGAGGGTCGCCGATCCGCCCTGGCCGGAGCCGCCGCCCTGCGACGGGATTGTCCCGATCACGATGTCGGATATTCCGCCGCCGCCGGCGCCGAAAGCATCGATCGTCGTCGTCAGCGTGTCGAAGACGCTGGCGGCGCCTGCGACCTCGATCCGCGCCGTGCCGCCCGTGCCATCGCCCGACTGGATATTGCCGACCTGCCCCGAGCCACTGGCGCTGGCGGTTGCCGAACCGTCGGTTGCGGTCAGCGAGGCGCCGTCCTGAACGCTGATCGTTGCCGCACCGCCGGTGCCGTTGCCGCCCTGGTCAGAGGCGGTGAAGATGCCCGAGCCGCCGTCCTCGAGTCCGCCGCCCACGCCGTCGGCCGCTGCGACGATGTTGTTGCCGACAACCCGGCTGGCGACGCCGGTCGACAGATTGGATCCGGTCACGGTGATCGTGGCGGTGCCGCCCGTTCCGTCACCGCCGATGCCGGCCGTATCGCGTCCGGCAATGCCGTTCGCCGAGACGGTGACGGTGCCGACCGCGCTCGCCGAGCCGCCATTGGAAACGATCAGCGCTGCGGTGCCGCCACGACTGTCGCCGGTTGCCGCATCGACCGCGCCATCAGCGAGGATCGACAGATTGCTCGCGGAGATCTGGCCGCCGTCGACGTTGACGTTCACCGTTCCGGGCACGCCGCCGGCCGCTCCGGTCTGGATGATCAGGTCGCCGGTGGCGTTAACGGAGCGATTCGCATCGACGGTAATCGTCGTGCTCGCGTCGCCGATGAAGGTCGCGTTGCCCTGTACCGAGATGCGGCCGACATGCGCGAAGTCGGGCGTGTCGAGGATCGGCGGCAGGATTTCGCTCAATGGCCGGCCGGTAAAGGCGCCGCTGGCATGCGCGACGACGTCGCTGAGGAAGAGCGTGTCGTTGACGGTGATATCGGCCGTGCCGGTCGCGACGGGCGCCGCCGCGAATTCGCCGTCGACGATATTATAACCCGCCGACAAACGCACCGCGCCGTCGGGATCGACCTGCGCCGAGAGCGCGTCTTCGTAACCGATCTGGCCCGACACCAGCATCGTTACCGCGTCGTTCTTCGGAATCGCGACCATATAGATGCGGTTCTGGTCGGTATCGCCCTGCTGGTGCGCCGGGCCCGTCGTCACGCCGCTGTGGGTGATGACGTCGCCATCGGCGGCGCCGACGGTGACGTTGATGTCGAACAGGCCGTTGTTGATGCTGATGTCGGCCTGTTCGGCCGCGACATAAGCGGTCGATCCGTCGGTGCGCACCCGGCCGCGCTGGACGATGCGCGGCGCGACCAGCGCGACATAGCTGCCGCCCGGATTGCCGGGGGTAAGGGCGTTGATCGTTGCGGTCGGCGCGATCTCGACCGTCGATGTGCTCGCGACGCCGCGGAATCGGATTTCCCCGCCCGGCCCGAACAGGCCGCCCGTCGTGTCGATTTCGTTCGCGGTCAGCAGCAGGCTGCCGACGTTGATTGCGGCCCCATTGCCGATCAATATGCCGCCGGCGTTATAGAACCAGATATTGCCGCCGCGTGGTCCCGAGGTCGACCCGACATAGCTGTTCACTGCGCCGTTGAGCGCAATCTGATCACTGATCGCGGCGCCCGACCCCGAAATGAAACGGTTGAGGACGGTATATCCCGCGGCATCGCCGACGAAGTTCAGCGTGTTCCCCGACGGCAGGAAATCGATCACGCCATCGACCGGCGTGTTCGATGGTGTCCAGTTGATGATCGTTTGATCGCCGGCGACATTGACCGTCGACGGGTTTGCACCGGTGCCGTTCGTCGCGCCGGACGGCAGCGTGATGACCGTCCCCGACCCCGCGACCTGCGCAGCGCTTGGCCCGCCATGGGCAAGCGCGATCAGGCTGGCGGCGATGGCGCAGCTTTCGAGCAGGCGCTTTCTGCCATGGCGGACCGGCGACGGGGTGGAGATGGCACGCATGGCAGTCATCCTCGATGTAAAATTCACGTCAGCGCGCCCGCACGCCGAATTGGGTCGTCAGCGAAACCAGCAAGCGCGGGTCGGGCCGTTCGGTCAGGAAGCCGGCCCGGTTGAGCGGCACCGCGAGGGTCACGTCGACGCGCGCAAGAGCGCCATAGGCGACCCGCAGGCCGCCGCCGGCCGAATAGAGTTTCTGCGGATTGAGGCCCGCGAAGGCGCGATCCTTGTTCCATACCCAGCCGGCGTCGAAAAAGGCGAAGGGCTGGAATGCGAAGCTTTTGGTATTAGCGGGAACGAACGAGCCGTAGCGCGCCTCGAGCGCGATCCCGACGCCGCTGTCGCCGATGATCGTGCCGGGGTCGAAGCCGCGTCCGACGGTGAAATTGCCGCCCGAAAATTCCTCATAGGAGAGGAGCGGATCGCTTGCCCATTGCGCGCGCGGCGCCGCGGCCAGCGTGAACAATTTTGTCGGCCGCCATTCGGCGTTGGCGTTGGCGCGGACGAGGAAAGCGTCGGGCTTGCCCTCGATACGGGTCAGCGGCACGCGGCCGGGCAGGAAACAGGCGGCACCGGTCGGGCCGCAATCCTTGCTCGCGCCGAGCGCGTTCAGTCCCTGCCGCGCTTCGACCGACGTGGCGAAGGAAAACCGCGGCTCGGCGGGGCTGTATCCGTTGCGGCCGGCGATCGATGCCGCGTCGATCCAGCCGGCGTCGGCGCGCAGGTTGAGGACGCGCAGCCGGTCGCGGTTGATCGGCACGGGGCCGAGCCCGATGTCCTGGTCGATGATGTCGATGCCGCCGGCCAAGGTCAGGCGCCGCGCCTGCGTCAGGATCAGAGGATAGGCGGCGAAGAGGCTGACGATCTGGGTGTTCGACTTGATCGGCAAGCCGGCGATGTCGGGACGGGTCCAGGCATACGTATAGTTGGCGCCGAAGCGCAGCCCGTCGCCGCCGACACGAAATTCGTGCGCCAGCTGCAAGACCTTCTGTTCCTTGGGATCGCCGCTGACATAAAAGCTCGCGGTGGTCAGGTCGCCCAGGCCGGTCAGCCCGGCAAAACGGACGCGCGCGACACCCCCCCAGCGGCCGACGTCGTGCGATCCGAAATTCTGGATATTGGCGTCGAACATCACCGGCGTCCGCGCCACCGTGACCTCGCCGACGACCTCGCCGGGCGCGCTGCCCGGGCGCAGCGTCAGTCGGGCGTCCATTCCGGGAATGTCGCGCGCGAGCAGCAGATAGCGTTCGGCATCGACGATGTTGAACACCGGCTGATCGTCGAGCCGCGACAGGTAACGCTGGAGCAGCCCCTCGTTGGCGCCGGCATCGCCGCGGACCTCGATGCGCGTCATGCGTGCGGCGAGAATGTCGAGGCGGACGACGCCGTCGTCGATCGTCTGGGGCGGCACGCGGACTGCCGCAAGATAGCCGCGGCTGCGCAGCATGGTCGCGGCGCGATCACGAATATCGCACACCACCGACACCGGCAGCTCCTGGCCGACGCGGTCGGACCAGCTTGCGTCGAGCATCGCCGGGTCGATCCCGTCGACGGACGAGAATTGCACGCTGCGAAGCGTGATGCGGACGTTCGAAAATTCGGGATTGGCGAGCGGGCAGGGCGCGCGCTCGATACTGTCGTCGGCGGAGACGATCTGTTCGCCGGGAGGCACGGCGGGGGGCAGCACCGGCTGCTGGATTTCCTCGCGCGTCGGGATTTGCGGCGTCGCCTGCGCCTGCGCCTGCGCTGCGCCGGGAACAACGGCGGCCGCCAGTGCCGCCGAGCCGGTCAGAACGGCTCTTAACCGCCGGCAACCGGCTTTCCCCTGATCCCCCAGATACCCCATCATCACCCCTTGCGTACGATTGCCCGCGCGATCGCTCGCGACGTGCCAATTCCAAAGCGCTGCCGACGATGCGCCAACGCGAAATTATCGACCCAAGGAAAGGACTTACCGCTCAACCCGGCGGCTGATTCGGCTGTTATCAGATGCCCCCCGTCCGTTCAATGGGCCGAATGCTCAACCTCCCGCCGTATCGCCTTCGGACATCGCGTCGACGAGCCGGTTGAGCTGCGACGAACAACCCTTGGCGACCAGCATGTCGACCGATCCCTCGACGGTGTCGGGAACGCTGTCCATCTGCGCAAAGCGCACTCGCACCGGCGTCGGCAGACCCGCGCCCGACAGGCGATATTCCACGCCATATTGGACGGGCATGACGTCGGTCGGCCATTTGCGGAAATTGGCGCCGTTGACGAGCGCGACCTTTTCGATCTTGCCCGCCTGCTCGATGGTCAGCAGCTCTTCGGTATCCATGGTCGGGCGCCAGAGCAGCAGGGTCGCGGGATCGGCGACGCAGAAAGTGCCGCCTTCGCGATAGTCGAGATACCAGAGGTTGGGCGCGCGGATATCAGTCACGACCGGATTGTCGCCCCGTGTCGCCCCGCCGCGCGAGCGCATCGTCGGGCTCTTGGCGATCATCCGCGTCACCGTCGTGCCCATCGACTGGCTGACCTGAACGGTGCCGGTCGCGCCGAAGGTCCCCGGACCCGACAGGGTGCGGGTCTTCCCAGCCTGCATCAGCACGACCCTGTCGCCGTTGACGAGCGTCACCTTGTCGGTCGACTTCAATTTCGTCCCGGTCGGATATTTGCTGGCCGACGGACCGGTCGAGCGCACGACCATCGACTGGGCGGCAGCGGTGCCGGCAACCGCGACCGCCATGATCGCGGCGGCGGCCATCCCCAGGCGGCGCATCGGCAGGTCAGGAAAGGACATAGCTTTCTCCTTTTTCGGTCTTGTTCAGGCGTTCGATCAGGAACAGGACGGATGCATCCTGATCCTCTTCTTTCGCCAATGCTGTGGCGCAGGTCACATAAGCGTCCTTATCGCCCGCGGCGTGCGCAGCGACAAGCGCGGCGATGCGGGCGCGGCGTTCGGGCGACAGGTCGGGGCGCGGGGTGAAGGTATCGACCGGCTGGGCGCGGCCGCGCAGCGTCACCCGCCCCATCGGCACCAGATCGTCGCGGCCGGACCGTGCGGCGGCTTCGGCCGAAATCAGCACCCCCGTCTTCAGGCTCTTGTTCGCGGCCTCGAGCCGCGAGGCGGTGTTCATGCTGTCGCCGAGCGCGGTGTACTGGATGCGTCCTTCGCCGCCGAAATTGCCGACGATCGCGTCGCCGACGTGAAGGCCGACGCGCGTCATTCCCAGTGGCGGCACGCCTTCGGCGAGATCGACGCGGAACTTCTCGCCCGCCTCGTACATCGCCAGCGCCGCTGCCGCAGCGCGCGTCCCGTCGTCGGGGCGGCTGAGCGGTGCGCCCCAGAAGGCGACGATCGCGTCGCCGACGAACTTGTCGATCGTCCCGCCATGGTCGAGCACGATGTCCGACAAGCGGTCGAGATACGCGTTGAGCAAGCGCGCCACGGTCTCCGGCGTCGTCGCATGGCTCAATTTGGTGAAGCCTTCGAGGTCGGTGAAGACGCAGAAGATGTTGCGCCGCTCGCCGTGCAGAGATAATTGGTCGGGGTCGCGCATGATCTGCGCCGCGACGTCGGCGGGCAGATATTTGCCGAGCGCCGACTGTGCAAAGGCGCGCTGGCGCGATCCGACGGTGCGCGCCGCCGTGCCGACCGAAGCATAGCCGAGCAACCAGCCGAGCGCCCAGCCGAACGCGGGGAGGGTGGTGGTGTCGAACCCCTGCCGTTGCAGCCAGAAGGGCGCGACGATGAAAAAGGCCATCTGCGCGAGGAAGGCGAAGATGACCCAGCGCGGCCGCATGTCGATCAGGCTGGTCAGCCCGCCGGCGGCGACGACGAGGATGGCGAGCGCCCACAGCATCGGCGACGACAGCGGCGTCGCCCACGCTCCGTCGAGCTGCTGCGCGAGCATCAGGGCGTGCACCTCCAGCCCGATCATCGTTTCGTGCTGGCCGGTCAGCGGATTGATGAAGCGGCTGAGCGGGGTGTTGAACTGATCGGTATCGATGATGTCGCCGCCGATCAGGACATAGCGGTCCTTGACCAGATCGGCGAAACCGGCCCGCGTTTCGGCATCCATCGGCACCGCGAAGGCATCGATCGGGATGTTCGCGAACACCGGTTCTTCCTGACCTTCGGCAGCGCGGGCGGGAAGCAGGTAGCGAATATTGCCCTGATAGTTCGCATGCGCCGCGTCGACCGGCGCGAGCGCATTGGCCATCAGCGGCGGCAGCTTCTTCGGCCGGTCGGGCCACTTTCGGATCACGCTGTCGTCATCGGTGCGGAACAGGACGCTCGTCGGCCGTGTCTTCGCCGTCCGTACATCGGCATGCCACGCTTCGAGGAACTTCTGCTGTTCATAGAAGATGGTGTTCGGATTGCTCTCCTGCTCGACATAGGCGAGCCAGGTCGGCGTTTTCATCGCACGGAGCTGCGTTTTCAACAGGTCGTCGTCGGGGCGCGGCGAATCGAACAATATGTCGATGCCGATCGCCTTTGCGCCCATCTGGTCGAGATTGCCGAGCGCGTTGGCGAGCAAGGTCCGGTCGAGCGGCGAACGGATGCCCGTGTTGAACAATGTCTCGTCATTATAGGTGATCATGACGATGCGCTTGTCCTGTCCGACATGCGGCGCCATCGCGGTCGCACGCGCGTCGTAAAGCGCGCGTTCGGCGGCGTTGATCAGCGGCATCTGCCAGCTCGACCGCGCGATCAGCACCGCCGCGAGCAGGAACAGGCCGAGCACGACCATCCGCCACGGGCCGAGTTGTCGCACGAGCTGGCGGACGCGCTTGCGCAGCGGCACCGCGGCCGGCCGGTCGGCCGGCGCCGCGATTTCGGACGCGGGTGCGGTCACGGTCGTCGCCATCGTCTCAGCGGGCCGCCCGGCCGGCTGCCTCTCCGCTCTGTGCCGTGTTCACCGTATCGTGGAGCAGCGGCTGGCCGCCGTCGCCGATGATCGCGAAACCGGCCCAATAATAGGGATGCGAGGTCTGTTTCTCGTTCATCAGCCGCGCTTGTGTCGCCCACATCGCGTCGGCGACGCTGGTCCCGCGCTGGGTCCCGAACAGGCCGCCGATCAGCCGCTTGGTCGCGTCGAAATCGTCGGGCGCGGGCCAGTGGCTCGCGATGACCGAGCGGCCACCGGCGCCGATGAAGCTGCGCACCAGTCCGTCGAGCGCGTTGCCGCCGCCGCTCGCGACGCCCGCCTCGCGCGTCGCGCTGACTGAGGCGGCGCCCGCCGTGTCGCAGGCCGACAGGATGACGAGGTCGGCATCGATCTTGAGGTCGTAGATTTCCTGGAAGGTCAAAAGCCCGTCCGAACTGCTGTCACCGAACGAGGTAACCAGCGCGGGCCGCGCCGGGCAGGCGGCG
The Sphingopyxis macrogoltabida genome window above contains:
- a CDS encoding adenylate/guanylate cyclase domain-containing protein; this translates as MATTVTAPASEIAAPADRPAAVPLRKRVRQLVRQLGPWRMVVLGLFLLAAVLIARSSWQMPLINAAERALYDARATAMAPHVGQDKRIVMITYNDETLFNTGIRSPLDRTLLANALGNLDQMGAKAIGIDILFDSPRPDDDLLKTQLRAMKTPTWLAYVEQESNPNTIFYEQQKFLEAWHADVRTAKTRPTSVLFRTDDDSVIRKWPDRPKKLPPLMANALAPVDAAHANYQGNIRYLLPARAAEGQEEPVFANIPIDAFAVPMDAETRAGFADLVKDRYVLIGGDIIDTDQFNTPLSRFINPLTGQHETMIGLEVHALMLAQQLDGAWATPLSSPMLWALAILVVAAGGLTSLIDMRPRWVIFAFLAQMAFFIVAPFWLQRQGFDTTTLPAFGWALGWLLGYASVGTAARTVGSRQRAFAQSALGKYLPADVAAQIMRDPDQLSLHGERRNIFCVFTDLEGFTKLSHATTPETVARLLNAYLDRLSDIVLDHGGTIDKFVGDAIVAFWGAPLSRPDDGTRAAAAALAMYEAGEKFRVDLAEGVPPLGMTRVGLHVGDAIVGNFGGEGRIQYTALGDSMNTASRLEAANKSLKTGVLISAEAAARSGRDDLVPMGRVTLRGRAQPVDTFTPRPDLSPERRARIAALVAAHAAGDKDAYVTCATALAKEEDQDASVLFLIERLNKTEKGESYVLS
- a CDS encoding ShlB/FhaC/HecB family hemolysin secretion/activation protein, encoding MGYLGDQGKAGCRRLRAVLTGSAALAAAVVPGAAQAQAQATPQIPTREEIQQPVLPPAVPPGEQIVSADDSIERAPCPLANPEFSNVRITLRSVQFSSVDGIDPAMLDASWSDRVGQELPVSVVCDIRDRAATMLRSRGYLAAVRVPPQTIDDGVVRLDILAARMTRIEVRGDAGANEGLLQRYLSRLDDQPVFNIVDAERYLLLARDIPGMDARLTLRPGSAPGEVVGEVTVARTPVMFDANIQNFGSHDVGRWGGVARVRFAGLTGLGDLTTASFYVSGDPKEQKVLQLAHEFRVGGDGLRFGANYTYAWTRPDIAGLPIKSNTQIVSLFAAYPLILTQARRLTLAGGIDIIDQDIGLGPVPINRDRLRVLNLRADAGWIDAASIAGRNGYSPAEPRFSFATSVEARQGLNALGASKDCGPTGAACFLPGRVPLTRIEGKPDAFLVRANANAEWRPTKLFTLAAAPRAQWASDPLLSYEEFSGGNFTVGRGFDPGTIIGDSGVGIALEARYGSFVPANTKSFAFQPFAFFDAGWVWNKDRAFAGLNPQKLYSAGGGLRVAYGALARVDVTLAVPLNRAGFLTERPDPRLLVSLTTQFGVRAR